Sequence from the Legionella adelaidensis genome:
TAGTAATCATGAGGGATGAAGTATGCAAAGAAAGCAATTCTAGCAAAAAAATCATTTTTACAGAAACGAAACAATACTACTTGATTCATGTTGATGCGTTAGTTAGAAATGAATCTTAATTCTCTGCTTGGAGGTGAGAGGCTAGAATTTATAAAATATTTTAGGCAAAATAGTCGGCAATGTTTCTAAAGCTGTACCTCAGAGACGTTGTCTATGGTTTTTTCACATTAATTTTTTAAGCTTGACAAGGGGATTTATATGAAGATGAAACTGGTCGCTGCTGCTGCCATGGGATTGGCCATGACCACCTCAATCGCTGCTACCAATAATACACAATTAACCACTGAAATGGATAAATTGTCTTATAGCATAGGTACAGATTTGGGCAAAAATTTTAAGCGTCAGGGAATTGATATTAACCCGGATATGATGGCTAAAGGCTTAAAAGATGGTATGAATGGAGGTACTCTTCTCTTAACTGATGATCAAATGAAGGAAGTACTTAATAAGTTCCAAAAAGATTTAATGGCGAAACGCACTGCAGAGTTTAATAAAAAAGCAGAACAAAATAAGACCAAAGGCGAAAGCTTTTTAAAAGAAAACAAACAGAAGCAAGGTGTGGTGACTTTACCTAGTGGTTTGCAATATAAAATTATTACTGCTGGCAATGGTGAAAAACCAAACAAAGAAGATACTGTAACGGTGGAATACACCGGTCGTTTAATCGATGGTGAAGTTTTTGATAGCACCGAAAGAACCGGGAAGCCTGCTACTTTTAATCTGTCCCAAGTCATTCCTGGCTGGACTGAAGCGTTACAATTAATGCCTGCTGGTTCTACTTGGGAAATTTATGTCCCGGCTGATTTGGCTTACGGCACCCGAAGTGTGGGGGGACCGATAGGACCAAATGAAACACTTATTTTTAATATTCATTTAATATCTGTAAAAAAAAATAATGCCTGATTGATGTCTTCTCCTGGTTGCACTCCCAGTGGGTGCAACCAGTTTTTCCAATTTTCTTCTGAGTAAACAATGCATAAACGCCTGCTGAT
This genomic interval carries:
- a CDS encoding FKBP-type peptidyl-prolyl cis-trans isomerase; protein product: MKMKLVAAAAMGLAMTTSIAATNNTQLTTEMDKLSYSIGTDLGKNFKRQGIDINPDMMAKGLKDGMNGGTLLLTDDQMKEVLNKFQKDLMAKRTAEFNKKAEQNKTKGESFLKENKQKQGVVTLPSGLQYKIITAGNGEKPNKEDTVTVEYTGRLIDGEVFDSTERTGKPATFNLSQVIPGWTEALQLMPAGSTWEIYVPADLAYGTRSVGGPIGPNETLIFNIHLISVKKNNA